The segment GCCAGCGACGCATCTGACTTCATCAGGATCAATCAGCTGATTGTCGAGTCCCTGATGGTTCCGCTCGGAATGGTAATGGGCAACGTATTCCTTCAGCGCTCGTGCGAGTGAGTGCTCACCGAAGAAGATCATCTTTCTTAGGCACTCAGATTTCAGACTTCTCATAAATCGTTCGAGATACGCATTCATGTTCGGACTCTTCGGCGGAAGCAGCACCGGTTCGATTTCAGTCTATTCCTTCAGTAAAGAACGCAGTGGTTGAAAGGACGTGTCGCGATCAAGGATCAGGTGGGAAGCATTTTCCAGAAATCCATCGTCGCCAGTCAGGTTGCGTGCAACTTGTGTCACCCATTGTTTA is part of the Polystyrenella longa genome and harbors:
- a CDS encoding transposase, with the translated sequence MLLPPKSPNMNAYLERFMRSLKSECLRKMIFFGEHSLARALKEYVAHYHSERNHQGLDNQLIDPDEVRCVAGKVECRERLGGLLKCYYRDAA